In Calonectris borealis chromosome 20, bCalBor7.hap1.2, whole genome shotgun sequence, a genomic segment contains:
- the NPTX1 gene encoding neuronal pentraxin-1, whose protein sequence is MAAGPAGSLPFLPLLLLSLLCLRGRGQGFGQTRFICTSVPLDGDMCAASAPGSGSAEELKSTVLQLRETVLQQKETIMNQKETIRELTAKLGRCESQSVLEALPGEPKGGGAGRKAGFSKNTMGDLSRAPAAETLSQLGQTLQSLKTRLENLEQFSRMNSSSQTNNLKDILQNKIDDLEKQVLSRVNSLEEGKFNPKNESEERGKIESTLTSLHQRISDLEKGQKDNRPPDRFQLTFPLRTNYMYAKVKKSLPEMYAFSVCMWMKSNASPGMGTPFSYAVPGQANELVLIEWGNNPMEILINDKVAKLPFVINDGKWHHICVTWTTRDGVWEAYQDGTQTGSGENLAPYHPIKPQGVLVLGQEQDTLGGGFDATQAFVGELAHFNVWDRKLSPGEVYALATCSTRALAGNVIAWAEANIDIYGGATKWTFEACRQLN, encoded by the exons ATGGCCGCGGGGCCCGCAGgcagcctccccttcctccccctcctcctcctctcgctgCTCTGCCTGCGCGGCCGCGGGCAGGGCTTCGGGCAGACGCGCTTCATCTGCACCTCGGTGCCGCTGGACGGGGACATGTGCGCTGCCTCCGCGCCGGGCAGCGGCTCCGCCGAGGAGCTGAAAAGCACGGTGCTGCAGCTGCGGGAAACGGTGCTGCAGCAGAAGGAGACCATCATGAACCAGAAGGAAACCATCCGTGAGCTGACGGCCAAGCTGGGCCGGTGCGAGAGCCAGAGCGTGCTGGAGGCGCTGCCCGGCGAGCCCaagggcggcggggccggcaggaAGGCCGGCTTCTCCAAGAACACCATGGGGGACCTGTCGCGGGCGCCCGCGGCCGAGACCCTCAGCCAGCTGGGACAGACGCTGCAGTCCCTGAAGACCAGGCTGGAGAACCTGGAG CAGTTCAGCAGGATGAACTCCTCCAGCCAGACCAACAACCTGAAGGACATCCTGCAGAACAAAATCGACGACCTGGAGAAGCAGGTGCTGTCCCGGGTGAACAGCCTGGAGGAGGGGAAGTTCAACCCGAAGAACGAGTCCGAGGAGCGCGGCAAGATCGAGAGCACCCTCACGTCGCTGCACCAGCGCATCAGCGACCTGGAGAAAG GCCAGAAGGACAACCGGCCCCCGGACAGGTTCCAGCTCACCTTCCCGCTGCGCACCAACTACATGTACGCCAAGGTGAAGAAGAGCCTGCCCGAGATGTACGCCTTCAGCGTCTGCATGTGGATGAAGTCGAACGCCTCCCCCGGCATGGGCACCCCCTTCTCCTACGCTGTGCCTGGCCAGGCTAATGAGCTGGTGCTCATTGAGTGGGGCAACAACCCCATGGAGATCCTCATCAATGACAAG GTGGCCAAACTGCCCTTTGTCATCAACGACGGCAAGTGGCACCACATCTGCGTCACCTGGACCACGCGGGACGGCGTGTGGGAAGCCTACCAGGACGGCACGCAGACCGGCAGCGGCGAGAACCTGGCACCCTACCACCCCATCAAGCCCCAGGGGGTCCTGGTCCTGGGCCAGGAGCAG GACACGCTGGGCGGCGGGTTCGACGCCACGCAGGCCTTCGTGGGGGAGCTGGCCCACTTCAACGTGTGGGACAGGAAGCTGAGCCCCGGGGAGGTGTACGCCCTGGCCACCTGCAGCACCAGGGCGCTGGCGGGCAACGTCATCGCGTGGGCCGAGGCCAACATCGACATCTACGGCGGGGCCACCAAGTGGACTTTCGAGGCCTGTCGCCAACTCAACTAG